CGCGCTCTAGCTCAATTTTCGCTCTCGCTctttgctaaaaaaaaaagtctggatcaaaaacttgtattttctTGTTCTTAAGTTAAACGCAAGTTTTTGATGGGCAAAGTTGCCAGTTTCGAAACGAAATTCCATTCTGTTTTAAGAAAACAAGTTTGTCAAAATTACTGTCCGATAAATTCGAACgttttggaacaaaaatgAGTCCAGCAGTGCTGAACAGACGTTCACATGCAGCCGATGATGGTAGCGCGCTGTTGTATTCTCTATAAGTATGCAATGaaatgttattgttattggCTTTCGTATCAGATTTAAAGCTTTATTAATGAATTTACTTACATAAATATCTGTCTAATTATCGGAAAACGATCAAGGTCTTTTAGAGAACCAGGTAGGGCTCgaccccgatcacattctaatcggggacaccgctaagcttccccgattaaaatgaatcggggaagttcggtgcggggattccTTTTTTTGGTGCGGAagggtgctataatcggtgctgcaccgatagcaccgctccagccatagggggttagtcttaccagtgaccttgagttctgataggccaacgagaatcacgtgactagggtcacattttttttcttgttggtcgtagggcaactgccaatttagatcacttttcattgataatcggggtaAGGCActgatcaccgatatcaccgcaccgagcaccgaaatctcttccccgattaagattatcaccgcaccggatcgactaaaagctccccgattggcgcggggccgagcggtAGAACCAGGGACGGTGTCATTAAAATACCTTTTATTTCCATAGTTTTTAAATCATACTTTTTGTTCATAGATTGCGTGTTAAGTTTGAATCAAATGGTTCTATTGCTGACTGATAGATGGCGTTAGGGTTCGAGCGAGTCGCTCAGTAGGTCTTCGCTTAAGCTCGAGCCCTACCTATAGcaagtagggctcggccccgattacctTAACCCGAAAAAACCACACCGAACTACCCGAAAATGGCCCATAGGTTGcgacccgggtaggtagtttTCAAGCGGTTCTGTTCAAAATACCCGCTGAAACCGATAGACCCGGCACCATCTTGAAAAATGGATGCATGACGCCAAATTacaaaaccacaaaaaataCGATGAATTACCCGAATTTTAAGCTTAAACAAAATATCTGGCAAaagtcgggtaatcgggttaGAAAGCAGTGTAATCGAGGTAATAAACCGGGATTTTGGAACCGATTAGCTTCTTTCCCTTGCACCGGTTTTACCCGGAAGTCGACCCAAATGCCCATGGGCAGGAAGAAAGGCCCCCTAAACCCGATAGAACATTAGAACCCCACTGAAAACCGAAACGACCTAACCGATCGGCCAAAAAGCTACCCGATCGACGCGAGGCCGAGCCCTAATAGCAAGCAActtattttacatttttcttgtgTCGCTGTTATTTGAATAGCTCCTGTTCCActttataaaaataaagaaccgAAATCTAACGAGGATATTGGTTAGTTGTCATTGTCTGGTTATATATAGTCCAAAGAGAGAAAAGCTTCGTCTGTAGTCTTaagaaaaataacagaaaTCTGCCGTCGCAAGCAACTGAGAAATACTTCCCCATAATCCATTTTGTCACTcgcctttttaaaaacaaacgttAACTTATAGTCACAAGTAACTGTTGGTCGGCGAATATAACTTAACAGTCTAACACGATCCTTCAAAGGAACACCTTATAACTTGGCTCAATCAAAAGAGATGGAGACCTAAGAAATACTTGATAGCTGCGGAATTTGTTCCTGAGTATAATATCTGAAGTGACATATTTGGTTAGTAACAATGCAGCCTTTAAATTTTGCGAACCCCAGTTTAATTGGAATTACGTCATTTTGTGTCGATCTTTGGTTTTATAAATGTTAAGTTGGTCTcttcgaattttttaaaacttggtTTTTAATAAgatatttcatgaaataataaataaaagctGAACTAAGGCAAGTAATTGCTTaacaagcaaaaaataaattaccTCAATAATGCAAACATCATTTGAAtgatctagtttattttttgttttttaaatgttttcccTTCTTTCTAGATTTATCCCTGACCATTTGAGTCTGCCGCTTGAAAGCTTTGGTTTTCAGAAGCTTCTTATTCATTTGCCTATTCAAGTCCttagttttcttctttttgtcaAATAGTGTCTGACTAGTTTCTGGACCAGGCACTTCTAGTGAGACCTATACATGAGAATCATTTAAAATATGTTCCACCCAGAGTAACAGACTTATTTATATGAATATATTGTTTTATGCACAATAAAGCTTACCTCATTTTTTCCTAGAAAAAGATTCTCATTTCTAATTTGTGAATCCAATATGGGCTCAATTTTAACAGTATGTTCTGGGAGCTCATAAACATGAGCAACATCTTCAATTAGGTGTTCAATTTCAGGGATTCGCCTGTTGGAGGCGGATTTTTTTATATCTTCGCGTAGTTCAGTTTGAAGTCGTTTCCTTTCTgacttaatttcttttttgaggttttcattaaatttttttcgtctttcggctttcctttttctaaATCCTGTAAGATACTCCCTATGCAaggaacacacaaaaacaatatttaaaaaatcagaaaaaaaatacaaagaaaaaacaaacaaaacacaaaaaaaaaaaaatgaagaaaaaggacTTACTTTCGGGCTTTTTCGTCGAATATTAAGTTCACTTTGGTTTGACGATTTTTTGGTTTGTAGTTTCCACCTTTTTGTTTAGTGAGTTTGTTGTTCACACCATTGTTTTTCAGATTTTTACACGCCATTTCGACACAAATCGACTCGGCGCTTGAACTAGAGATGTGCTAAGTCATGGACTACtgggccaggataaaatgcggacgtggaccgcggactgcggactggagaaactgcggactttcacctgcggcGGCATACGCAATACACTTTCACCGATTACACATTTTTGATGGTCTTAGACTTAGGAAAAGATTGGTTTGATACGGTTGGAAACATTGTTAAATCGCCAATTGATAAAGTCGTCAACTGCTAAGAGCTGTGCgcgttttaatttttattcattggaattgttgcatgcatacatattttttaaggaaacagttatcgaacaacagccatggagaaactgcggaccgctgtaaaaatttttgggCCATTCCGCAGGTGgaagtccgcagtttctccagTCCGCGTCCACATTTTATCCTGTCCCTGGACTACTCTGGGCAAGAATAAAGTGCGGACGTGGATCGCACACTGCGGACTGGACAAACTGCGGACTTTTACCTGCGGACTGGCCGAAAtttttgacagatttttcgCGTACTTTGGGGTAAAATGCAGACCGTTTCGTACATTTACCGATTGAAAGTGCGGAACGGACAGGGTAAACAGCGGACTCGTATTTACGGACTTCATATCCTTTAGATCGGTATAACGGTATTAAAATTATTAAACAttaaaataacaaacacaaattgcaATTATATGTTTCATTATAAATTCGAAAGTAAGGGGCAGTTTCTAGCACATGGTAGCTTATTAACTGGGAATCTGGAATTCCACAAACTTTGAGTTTTGACCATCATATCCCATATAGGGCTTTTCGATAGGGCTCGGTCCCGATCACGTTCTTATCGGGGAcgccgctaagcttccccgattaaaatgaatcggggaagttcggtgcggggattttaTTTTCGGTGCTGAaaggtgctataatcggtgctgcacagCAAGCACCGACAAGAAATGAGTCTGaagtaatggaaaaaaaatgtgacgcCATGTTTGACTAGTCAATGTTTCTCATTGGTCAATCAGGACCACGTAACTAGTGTGcgatttgttattgttttcgtTCGATGGTGACTTACATTTCGGAGTTGTTTACAAATCGGGGCGTAAATAAAACTCGGGGGTCGGGggactaaaactcggggaatggaCTCGGGGGTCGCCATTTCCCCCGAGCTTTAGTGTGTTAAAACGGGGTGacgggtaaacaaaaaaagactaaaactcGGTCAATGCACTAGAGGTTTTCGTCTgctgtgtgtttttttttttttttattatttattttggggGAAACGTGGTAAATTAAGAGAACTTATAATTATGATTATAATTATTACAGATGCGGAAGATCAGCGTTTTCCTCTTGAGTTTGCATTTGTTTGATTAAGAAGAGGAGCATGTTACGAATTTCTTGAAACAGAGCAGGAATATTGACTTATAAGAAGCCCTgatcttttgaaattcaacgGTGTAAATATTCTGATAGGTTCGCTTACAGGTTACAGCCAGCTCGCGACGCCAGTTCCAGGGAGCGATTCAATCGTCGTAATATTTTGATGCAGGTTGGTGCCTTTCTTGCCATCACACGTTAATTAGCTACAATTGCGAATTgcgaataaacaaaaaaagacaacaaggaaataaaaagaggggaaaaaaagaagacgataAGAACAAGATAAAGGTGGATCAAACTATATAGCCATCGATTAAAAAATTGTGATGGTTAACAAGAAATCATTTCTACTGGCTCCTGTTACCGATCCCAATTAAGCGAATGATGACGAGTTTAATTAACCTGTAGGCCTATATGTCCCTTCCAGATTTCACGATTGCATAATTTCCTTTCAGTTTTGAAAATCCGCATCAGTGATCATtagcagaatttcaaatcaatttatttatttttttcaataccTCTTATATTTAATTGCATTTCTAATATGATTAAGCTATAAGAAAATGTATAGCTTTTAAGGTAAAAAGACTCTTACTTTGATTTGCTGACTTTGTTTCTAGTGTGAAGGGCCTTGACATCTAAAATAAGTGTTGCATTTCAAAAAAGcacgattttttaaatatatatctACATCTACATCGACAGCGCAATCGCATCGACTACACGAAAGTGCAATTCACAGCAAGCACCTTGGTGAAAATGATTAATAACACTTATATAGTGAGACAAATGGATAGCCATCCTTGTCATTGTACCTGGCGGGCCGGAgaacaaaatgtttctttattttattctatGATAATCAGCCATTTGCTtgagcgttttttttttttttaagatctAACAAAACAGACTTGCCAATCGATCAAACTTATTTTAGcgatcaatttttcatttttcatacGCCATCTGCGGTGATAAACGACATTagtaaaacgaaaaatgttaAACATTGGAGTTAAATTATGACATATTTAATTATCGTGTGGCGAATTTTTGGGCAATGTTTGATCGCatcaaattttatttatcCGATCAAACTCATTTAATAGTTATCGATCGATTTTTGAGTTTTCCTTATTTCGATCCTCTGTAACAAAATTTGGTGTTTGTgacttttttcaaatataaactaataaaacaaaaatgttggaCAAAGAAACAGGATCGGTTAAAAGAAACTCGGTCGATTTCTATATGTTACAGCCAACCTGTTTTATATATCCTTCAGCCAAGCGCTAAggataattaaaaaataagtaataaaaaaaaaacaaaaaaaacgtagcagacgaaaacccCGAGTGCATTGCCCGAGTtttactctttttttgtttacccgtCACCCTGTTTGAACACACTTAAGCTTGGGGAAAATGGCGACCCCCGAGTCCATTCCCCGAGTTTAGTCCCCCGACCCCCGAGTTTTAGTTACGCCCTACGAATCGTGGGATTAATAGTTTGACACCTTTCGTTGTGTAATTGTTATTTGATTAACCTAAAAGCGATTTTCTACGAAAATGCCACCGAAAAATTCACGTGTACATGGTGTCGGGTTTGTCCAATGCGGGTAGAATCTATTGCAACGAAATATTTCGTTggggat
This genomic stretch from Daphnia magna isolate NIES linkage group LG10, ASM2063170v1.1, whole genome shotgun sequence harbors:
- the LOC116932925 gene encoding nucleolar protein 12 codes for the protein MACKNLKNNGVNNKLTKQKGGNYKPKNRQTKVNLIFDEKARKEYLTGFRKRKAERRKKFNENLKKEIKSERKRLQTELREDIKKSASNRRIPEIEHLIEDVAHVYELPEHTVKIEPILDSQIRNENLFLGKNEVSLEVPGPETSQTLFDKKKKTKDLNRQMNKKLLKTKAFKRQTQMVRDKSRKKGKHLKNKK